The following coding sequences lie in one Niabella agricola genomic window:
- a CDS encoding FKBP-type peptidyl-prolyl cis-trans isomerase, giving the protein MKKTLFLPVAAVAAAVTMLASCIKNDGPTCYPNTLEKDRSVIDSFIGKNPSVGYLNYNTTYSAYMGVADPGTGSQPKDDSLISFKYTMSLMNGTEIGTSEEIKTNSNGTPLRLKDLMDQQGQPSLYYAALSPLKKGGKFKVILPSSIYFSCAPQTINGKSIPGYSQLIYDYTLTDVKAPN; this is encoded by the coding sequence ATGAAAAAAACGTTATTCCTACCCGTAGCGGCTGTTGCTGCCGCTGTAACGATGCTGGCTTCCTGTATTAAAAATGATGGACCTACCTGCTACCCCAATACGCTGGAAAAGGACAGGTCGGTGATCGATTCGTTTATCGGCAAAAATCCTTCTGTAGGTTATTTGAACTATAATACCACTTACAGCGCCTATATGGGTGTTGCAGACCCCGGTACCGGCAGCCAGCCAAAAGATGATTCGCTGATTAGCTTTAAATATACCATGTCGCTCATGAATGGAACTGAGATCGGAACATCGGAAGAAATTAAAACAAACTCGAACGGAACACCACTTCGTTTAAAAGACCTAATGGACCAGCAGGGGCAGCCCTCACTTTATTATGCGGCGCTTTCACCGTTGAAAAAAGGCGGCAAATTTAAAGTGATCCTTCCTTCTTCCATTTATTTTTCCTGTGCTCCGCAAACGATTAACGGGAAAAGTATTCCCGGCTATTCCCAGCTGATCTACGATTATACGCTCACCGATGTAAAAGCGCCGAACTAA
- a CDS encoding FKBP-type peptidyl-prolyl cis-trans isomerase produces MQGQGIKKRFLLFLPALFVLLLIVRCSKSDDQSSCTVKLSLSQDRQIIDSFLQKNGTNALYRFDEQASVYYYIENPGTGTTKPTIDSLVSFRYTGKLINGTIVDSLTIKQPPTAPLRNYSSGVYVVYAISKISKGGKIRLVIPSSSQFGCLPVMGVNMVPANSQLVYEYELTDMTSNQ; encoded by the coding sequence ATGCAGGGCCAGGGTATAAAAAAGCGGTTCCTGCTCTTCCTGCCCGCCTTGTTTGTGCTGCTGCTGATTGTCCGGTGCTCCAAATCGGACGATCAATCCAGCTGTACTGTTAAACTATCGCTGAGCCAGGACCGGCAGATCATTGATTCTTTTCTGCAAAAGAACGGGACCAATGCGTTGTACCGCTTCGACGAACAGGCATCCGTTTACTATTATATCGAAAATCCCGGAACCGGTACTACCAAACCAACGATTGATTCACTGGTTTCCTTCCGGTATACCGGAAAATTGATAAATGGAACCATTGTAGATTCCCTTACCATAAAGCAACCGCCTACCGCCCCTTTAAGGAACTATAGCTCCGGCGTGTATGTTGTTTATGCCATCAGCAAAATTTCAAAGGGAGGAAAGATCCGGTTGGTGATCCCTTCTTCTTCACAATTTGGCTGTCTTCCGGTAATGGGCGTTAACATGGTACCCGCAAATTCACAGCTGGTTTATGAATACGAGCTTACCGACATGACCAGCAATCAGTAA
- a CDS encoding FKBP-type peptidyl-prolyl cis-trans isomerase: MKKLYGLALIAAVGLLGCLKNNDVKQCTPKTVESEKAAMTKFAADSAINVTVDPSGLMYEVITPGTGATPTLTSTVTAKYVGRYVSTGQQFDASADGVSFPLGNVIQGWQLGIPKIKEGGKIKLIIPSSLAYGCAAARNPYTGQVTMPPDQVLYFFVELTKVQ, encoded by the coding sequence ATGAAAAAATTATATGGACTGGCACTCATAGCAGCCGTTGGGCTGCTCGGTTGCCTGAAAAATAATGATGTTAAACAATGTACTCCCAAAACAGTGGAAAGTGAAAAGGCGGCAATGACGAAATTTGCTGCAGACAGTGCTATAAATGTTACTGTTGATCCCAGCGGCCTGATGTATGAGGTCATTACACCAGGCACAGGCGCCACACCTACCCTTACCAGCACCGTAACGGCAAAGTATGTGGGCAGGTATGTATCAACTGGTCAGCAATTTGACGCCTCGGCAGATGGAGTTTCCTTTCCTTTGGGCAACGTGATCCAGGGATGGCAGTTAGGCATCCCAAAAATTAAAGAAGGGGGAAAAATCAAACTGATCATACCTTCTTCACTGGCATATGGTTGTGCCGCCGCACGGAACCCTTATACCGGACAGGTAACAATGCCTCCGGATCAGGTTCTCTACTTTTTTGTAGAGCTGACAAAGGTTCAGTAA
- a CDS encoding FKBP-type peptidyl-prolyl cis-trans isomerase has product MNKKIYAGLAVILGLLIIGCIKEETTIACDLRPATSDTAQMRKYIRDSTISADVDTTNWMMWQVIREGSGARPEPNSLVTVKYMGRLMTGQGFDSSFVKNPDGAVLRLNQVIPGLYLGLSRIREGGAIKLIIPSALGYGCDSRYGSLANQPLFFNIELVKVSNQ; this is encoded by the coding sequence ATGAACAAAAAAATATACGCCGGCCTCGCGGTTATACTTGGCCTGCTGATCATTGGCTGTATCAAGGAAGAAACCACTATTGCCTGTGACCTAAGACCTGCCACAAGCGATACCGCGCAAATGCGCAAATATATCCGAGACAGCACCATCTCCGCAGATGTCGACACCACCAACTGGATGATGTGGCAGGTAATCCGGGAAGGCAGCGGAGCCCGGCCCGAACCCAATAGCCTGGTAACTGTTAAATATATGGGGCGGCTGATGACCGGTCAGGGGTTTGATTCAAGTTTTGTTAAAAATCCCGATGGTGCAGTACTTCGGCTAAATCAGGTGATTCCCGGCCTGTACCTCGGACTGTCGAGGATCCGAGAGGGAGGAGCGATCAAGCTGATCATCCCTTCCGCACTGGGATATGGATGTGATTCCCGCTATGGCTCACTGGCCAACCAACCGCTGTTTTTTAATATTGAACTGGTCAAAGTAAGTAATCAGTAA
- a CDS encoding L-serine ammonia-lyase, with protein MQYEPISVFDMLKIGVGPSSSHTLGPWRAAERFLEYLKQQEQLEQVTGLKILLYGSLAKTGVGHGTDIAVQLGLCGYDPVTFDVEKIDTTIAGIRQTQRLMLAGSRSIVFDPQTAIEFLFTETLPYHSNGLTFLAALDNGEHIAKTYYSIGGGFVKEEGEDTVLNNNLLLPFPIDKADDLLRWSIKTGLSISDIVAENEQAWRSEQATSEGLTKIWDAMRDCVYRGCHKTGVLPGGLNVRRRAAALNKKLIGNAFYSSYEEWIRLIREGGSSFRYTLDWVSCFALAVNEENASFGRVVTAPTNGSAGVIPAVLHYFIIFCTDTAYEISTAERIRKFLMTAAEIGSIFKKESTISAAMGGCQAEIGVSSSMAAAALTEGLGGSQKQAMMAAEIAMEHHLGMTCDPIGGLVQVPCIERNTMGAIKAITASQLALQSTPDFARVSLDDVIKTMWDTAQDMNFKYKETADGGLAINVPLSLPEC; from the coding sequence ATGCAATACGAACCGATTTCGGTTTTTGATATGTTAAAAATCGGGGTGGGACCTTCCAGTTCGCATACCCTGGGGCCCTGGCGGGCAGCTGAACGCTTTCTTGAGTATTTGAAGCAGCAGGAGCAACTGGAACAGGTAACCGGCCTGAAAATCCTATTGTACGGGTCGCTTGCCAAAACAGGTGTAGGCCATGGTACCGACATTGCAGTGCAGTTGGGACTTTGTGGTTATGATCCCGTAACGTTCGATGTAGAAAAAATTGATACAACGATTGCCGGTATACGGCAAACACAGCGCCTGATGCTGGCCGGAAGCAGGTCTATCGTTTTTGATCCGCAAACAGCGATTGAATTCCTTTTTACAGAAACCCTGCCCTATCATTCCAACGGGCTCACCTTCCTGGCTGCATTGGACAATGGCGAGCACATCGCCAAAACCTATTATTCCATTGGCGGCGGCTTTGTAAAAGAAGAAGGAGAAGATACCGTTTTAAACAATAACCTGCTTCTACCCTTTCCTATCGACAAAGCAGACGACCTGTTGCGCTGGAGTATTAAAACAGGACTTTCCATCAGCGACATTGTAGCAGAGAATGAGCAGGCCTGGCGCAGCGAGCAAGCGACCAGTGAAGGGCTTACAAAAATATGGGATGCCATGCGCGACTGTGTGTACCGGGGTTGCCATAAGACCGGGGTACTACCGGGTGGTTTAAATGTACGAAGACGCGCCGCGGCCCTCAACAAAAAGCTCATAGGGAACGCATTCTATTCTTCTTATGAAGAATGGATCCGGCTGATCCGGGAAGGTGGCAGTAGTTTCCGTTATACGCTGGACTGGGTGAGCTGTTTTGCATTGGCGGTAAACGAAGAGAATGCATCCTTTGGACGGGTGGTAACTGCACCCACCAATGGCTCGGCCGGGGTGATCCCGGCGGTGTTACATTATTTTATTATCTTCTGTACTGATACGGCGTATGAGATCAGCACCGCTGAACGGATCCGGAAGTTTCTGATGACCGCCGCAGAGATCGGCAGCATCTTCAAAAAAGAGTCCACCATCTCCGCGGCCATGGGCGGCTGCCAGGCCGAGATCGGAGTGTCTTCCTCGATGGCCGCGGCCGCTTTAACAGAAGGGTTGGGCGGCTCCCAAAAGCAGGCAATGATGGCCGCTGAAATTGCCATGGAACATCATTTGGGTATGACCTGTGATCCGATTGGGGGCCTGGTACAGGTACCCTGCATCGAGCGGAATACCATGGGAGCCATTAAGGCCATTACCGCATCACAGCTCGCCCTGCAAAGCACCCCCGATTTTGCACGGGTATCTCTGGATGATGTGATTAAAACCATGTGGGATACGGCACAGGATATGAACTTTAAATACAAAGAAACTGCGGATGGCGGGCTGGCCATCAACGTACCGCTGAGTTTGCCGGAATGTTAA
- the rnhA gene encoding ribonuclease HI: MQSQGITIYTDGAARGNPGPGGYGVLLMYGRHLKELSGGFRRTTNNRMELMAVIEGLKTLKTAELAVTIYSDSQYVVNSVTKGWLNNWVRTDFKGGKKNKDLWMQYYHLAKKFQIRFVWVKGHAENPYNNRCDELATAAADGRNLAEDVGYEG, encoded by the coding sequence ATGCAGTCTCAGGGAATTACGATTTATACCGATGGTGCAGCCCGCGGCAATCCGGGGCCCGGTGGTTATGGTGTGTTGTTAATGTATGGAAGGCACCTGAAAGAATTATCCGGCGGTTTCCGGCGCACTACGAACAACCGCATGGAATTGATGGCTGTAATTGAAGGCCTCAAAACCTTGAAAACGGCGGAGCTGGCCGTTACTATTTATTCCGACAGCCAGTATGTGGTAAATTCGGTTACCAAAGGGTGGCTGAATAACTGGGTTCGTACCGATTTTAAAGGCGGGAAAAAGAATAAAGACCTTTGGATGCAATACTACCATCTTGCCAAGAAGTTCCAGATCCGGTTTGTATGGGTAAAGGGCCATGCCGAAAACCCGTATAACAACCGCTGCGACGAGCTGGCTACCGCCGCGGCCGACGGAAGAAACCTGGCGGAAGATGTGGGGTATGAGGGATAG
- a CDS encoding DUF4846 domain-containing protein, which translates to MKSIRAPIFCHCLAVLFLPGCGQTTAPSPASVPVTPEPVLANTALSVSGIGTPPGYTRGSIPATDFGYYLKQLKLKSGHTVFLFNGTPKANQQAQYAVLDISVGKKDLQQCADAVMRLRAEYLFKKKRFEQIRFYAGDGTWISYDGWLKGTRYKLSGNRLVTIRSNPAPPTHASLLQYLDVVFSYCGTATLPASLYKKPIAAMQPGDVLLKPGAPGHAVIVIDMAQNKKGEKIYLLAQSYMPAQDIHILKNPSGRHSGPWYLLKNSALSIQTPEWTFYSDQLYGWK; encoded by the coding sequence ATGAAATCCATTAGGGCCCCTATATTCTGCCATTGCCTGGCTGTACTTTTCCTGCCAGGTTGTGGCCAGACAACAGCACCGTCCCCTGCATCCGTTCCTGTAACACCGGAGCCGGTTCTGGCCAATACAGCCTTGTCTGTTTCCGGTATCGGCACACCTCCGGGGTATACCCGCGGCAGCATCCCGGCTACTGATTTTGGTTACTATCTGAAACAGTTAAAACTTAAAAGCGGCCATACTGTTTTTCTTTTTAACGGAACGCCAAAAGCTAACCAACAGGCCCAGTATGCTGTACTGGATATCAGTGTTGGAAAAAAAGATCTCCAACAATGTGCAGATGCCGTGATGCGCCTGCGGGCGGAATACCTGTTTAAGAAAAAACGATTTGAACAGATCCGGTTTTATGCCGGCGACGGTACATGGATTTCGTACGACGGCTGGCTGAAAGGAACACGGTACAAACTTTCCGGGAACCGGCTGGTCACCATTCGCAGCAACCCCGCGCCTCCTACACACGCATCCCTTCTGCAGTATCTTGACGTGGTATTTTCCTATTGTGGCACCGCTACATTGCCGGCCTCCCTGTATAAAAAGCCTATAGCAGCAATGCAACCGGGCGATGTACTGTTAAAACCCGGCGCGCCCGGGCATGCAGTGATCGTCATCGATATGGCACAAAACAAAAAAGGTGAAAAGATCTACCTCCTCGCCCAAAGCTATATGCCGGCACAGGACATTCATATTCTCAAAAATCCCTCCGGCAGGCATTCTGGTCCCTGGTATCTGCTAAAAAACAGTGCCCTAAGCATTCAAACGCCGGAATGGACCTTTTACAGCGATCAGTTGTATGGATGGAAATAA
- a CDS encoding RES family NAD+ phosphorylase, protein MKVYRISKCAYIDDLSGTGAARFPGRWHSKGTYVLYTAASPSLALLESVVHITTIIKLDLCILGLEIPERSIRTFSTALLPDDWFHHPAPDQLKNIGDRFVKDGTFFALKVPSAVMPEEYNYLLNPAHPDFKSVKVIYSRHLRMDQRLLRDGES, encoded by the coding sequence ATGAAAGTTTACCGAATCAGTAAATGCGCTTATATCGATGACCTAAGTGGCACGGGCGCTGCGCGTTTCCCAGGCCGCTGGCATAGCAAAGGTACCTATGTGCTTTATACAGCAGCGTCTCCGTCATTAGCGCTGCTGGAAAGCGTGGTGCATATTACCACAATTATAAAGCTGGACCTTTGCATCCTGGGTTTGGAGATACCGGAACGGAGTATCCGTACATTTTCTACGGCATTGCTTCCGGATGACTGGTTCCATCACCCGGCACCCGACCAGTTAAAAAACATCGGCGACCGGTTTGTGAAGGACGGTACGTTTTTCGCCTTAAAAGTTCCTTCTGCTGTGATGCCGGAGGAGTATAATTATCTTTTAAATCCCGCACATCCGGATTTTAAAAGCGTAAAAGTAATCTATAGCAGGCATCTTCGTATGGATCAACGGCTGCTTCGGGATGGGGAATCGTAA
- the parS gene encoding type II RES/Xre toxin-antitoxin system antitoxin — MKSSKKRYGKEAPPANLLEEPAAAYYTSSSIVGNSIHLMGLKDDRSFKAVRNTADFIDWIRSGLPKKALDHLAGIMGVSDAQIANMLHTSDRTLRRYTPSQKLNAEQSERIIELARLYARGADVFDGLDTFKTWMVTPVDALGTKKPIELLDTSMGIELLMDELGRIEQGIFA; from the coding sequence ATGAAATCTTCAAAAAAACGATATGGTAAGGAGGCTCCGCCGGCGAATCTTCTGGAAGAACCAGCTGCTGCCTATTACACCAGCTCCAGTATTGTAGGTAATTCTATTCACCTGATGGGCCTTAAAGATGATCGGTCCTTTAAAGCGGTCAGGAACACGGCTGATTTTATCGATTGGATCCGCAGCGGCCTCCCCAAAAAAGCCCTGGATCATCTTGCCGGAATAATGGGGGTATCGGATGCACAGATTGCAAATATGCTCCATACTTCCGACAGAACTTTACGGCGCTATACTCCCTCCCAAAAACTCAATGCAGAGCAATCCGAACGCATTATTGAATTGGCGCGGCTCTATGCAAGAGGGGCCGATGTTTTTGATGGCCTGGATACCTTTAAAACCTGGATGGTTACACCCGTAGATGCTCTGGGTACTAAAAAGCCCATTGAGCTTCTCGACACCTCAATGGGTATTGAGCTGCTTATGGATGAATTGGGGCGTATTGAACAGGGCATATTTGCCTAA
- a CDS encoding TonB-dependent receptor, with protein MLKKIYLFIAVALLSTAFLHAQVTTSSITGVVKDPKNEVLVGATVVLTYEPTNTVYTTTTRKGGVFDIQNINPGGPYKLEVTNVGFEAYVKTEINIPLGDTYNAIVEMTNTSQVLTEVVVNAAAARNQRTGAATNVSRTQVLNFPNISRSLLNVSRLTPQSNNTPSGTSFMGMSPRLNSITIDGSLFNNNFGLGSNALPGGASQPISIDAIDQVQINVAPYDVRQAGFTGAGLNAVTRRGTNNLYVTAYDFYKNQSFNGKKVDGATIPSIQKSSSNLVGASVGGPIIKNKLFFFGNFEYEKRTNPGQLGVAYTDAEKDNPNVVKSVSAAQMDSVRNYLISKYQYDPGVYQGYNFNTTNTKFLVRLDWNINDNNRFSIRYNQSQTKDDQLTNTNSGPSPRINNGRIGAGSNGSGASINGLNFANSNYVQNNNVYSVVGELNSKLSTSSTNQLLVSYTKIHDFRSTPGKQFPFVDIMRDANNVLMSFGSEIYSYKNDLKNTTWNVADNFSYTVGRHNLLAGASFDYLTFENSFSNFGGQSYYRFNSLNDFLKDSSPTVFALTYSNTDRNGITPAAAKFGQLGFYLQDIFTVNPRFRLTYGLRFDLPFYPGERIKNDSLYAVLLKDPNGNDFRADVSTWPKQRILVSPRVGFTYNLSEDNSWVLRGGSGIFTGRIPFIWLVNQSSDNNVLNTMITKSGVDAKDRKFDPDRTKYVPDPLPTKRDIVSGAYYSVTAPDFKMPQTWRNNLAIDKSFAHDFVATLEAIYSKTINGVYHWNANLGPARDSSRGDQPWKYYKRYLTTVKGLTDVLVMDNSSKGYSLALTAQVQKRFSHNWQGSVAYTYNIAKDVSPNNGDRSQSSWTQNNIILNPNDPELSYSAYSVPHRVTAYFSYRLEYANKAMATTFGLFYAGSSQGRFHYKYSGDVNGDGTGNDLLYVPTTRDGLEQQFTTLTTKNPDGSVKGTYTPVQQADAFWKFVENDKFLNDHKGKFVDRYSNLLPWTNQLNLRILQDFSIRAGGHKHTLQASVDMENFLNLLNNSWGNVYALNYGSFAEQSILGVSSGKFTFDPTGEAKIYKKNVAFASTWGMQLGIRYIF; from the coding sequence ATGCTAAAGAAGATTTATCTATTCATAGCTGTGGCGCTTCTCTCCACGGCTTTTCTGCATGCCCAGGTAACTACGAGTAGTATTACGGGTGTTGTTAAAGACCCAAAAAATGAAGTACTGGTAGGAGCTACGGTTGTGCTGACATATGAGCCTACCAATACCGTGTATACTACAACTACCAGAAAAGGTGGGGTGTTTGATATTCAAAATATCAATCCCGGTGGGCCCTATAAGCTGGAAGTGACCAATGTGGGGTTCGAAGCATATGTAAAAACTGAGATCAATATACCTCTTGGTGACACTTATAACGCAATCGTGGAAATGACCAATACCTCCCAGGTGCTTACCGAAGTGGTGGTGAATGCAGCGGCAGCACGGAATCAAAGGACCGGGGCAGCCACCAATGTTTCAAGAACCCAGGTATTAAACTTTCCCAATATCAGCAGAAGTTTATTAAATGTATCCCGGCTTACCCCACAAAGCAATAATACCCCAAGCGGAACGAGTTTTATGGGTATGAGCCCTCGCCTGAACAGTATTACCATTGATGGCTCTTTGTTTAACAATAACTTTGGTTTGGGATCCAACGCGCTTCCTGGAGGAGCGTCGCAGCCAATCTCTATTGATGCGATTGACCAGGTGCAAATAAACGTGGCACCTTATGATGTGCGCCAGGCAGGATTTACCGGTGCCGGTTTGAATGCGGTGACAAGAAGGGGGACAAACAATCTTTATGTAACTGCATACGATTTTTATAAAAATCAGAGCTTTAATGGTAAGAAGGTAGATGGTGCAACTATTCCTTCTATACAAAAATCTTCATCCAACCTAGTAGGGGCCAGCGTAGGCGGACCTATCATTAAGAATAAACTGTTCTTCTTCGGAAACTTTGAATACGAAAAAAGAACCAACCCCGGACAGCTGGGCGTTGCCTACACAGACGCAGAAAAGGACAATCCCAATGTTGTAAAAAGTGTTTCCGCCGCACAAATGGACAGTGTACGGAACTATCTCATCAGCAAATATCAATATGACCCGGGTGTTTACCAGGGATATAATTTTAATACGACCAATACAAAATTCCTGGTACGCTTAGATTGGAACATAAACGATAACAACCGGTTTTCTATTCGGTATAACCAATCGCAAACAAAAGATGATCAGCTTACCAATACAAACAGCGGACCCTCACCGAGGATCAATAACGGACGTATTGGTGCTGGTAGTAATGGCTCCGGGGCAAGCATCAATGGTTTGAACTTCGCCAATTCAAATTACGTTCAAAACAACAATGTATATTCAGTAGTTGGAGAGTTAAACAGCAAATTATCAACTTCCAGCACAAACCAGTTATTGGTTTCCTATACTAAAATACATGACTTCAGATCCACTCCGGGAAAGCAGTTCCCGTTTGTGGACATCATGCGTGATGCAAACAATGTATTGATGAGTTTTGGTTCAGAAATATATTCTTATAAAAACGATCTCAAAAATACAACGTGGAATGTTGCGGATAATTTCAGCTATACTGTTGGCCGGCATAATTTATTGGCTGGTGCCAGCTTTGATTACTTAACATTTGAAAACTCGTTCTCAAATTTTGGAGGTCAGAGCTATTACCGGTTCAATTCATTAAACGACTTTTTAAAGGATTCTTCTCCCACCGTTTTCGCCCTTACTTACAGCAATACTGACCGGAACGGTATTACGCCGGCGGCGGCTAAGTTTGGCCAGCTGGGGTTCTATCTTCAGGATATTTTTACCGTAAATCCCCGCTTCCGGCTTACTTATGGTTTGCGGTTTGATCTGCCCTTCTACCCGGGTGAGCGCATAAAGAATGATTCGCTTTATGCCGTATTGTTGAAAGATCCAAATGGAAATGATTTCAGAGCCGATGTAAGTACCTGGCCGAAACAGCGCATACTGGTATCTCCCAGGGTGGGCTTTACCTACAATCTGTCTGAAGATAACAGTTGGGTGCTTAGAGGAGGTTCTGGTATTTTTACAGGAAGAATTCCTTTTATCTGGTTGGTTAACCAGTCTTCCGATAACAACGTGCTGAATACCATGATCACCAAAAGCGGTGTAGATGCAAAGGACCGTAAATTTGATCCGGACCGTACAAAATATGTACCCGATCCCCTGCCTACAAAAAGGGATATTGTTTCGGGAGCCTACTATAGTGTGACAGCTCCTGATTTTAAAATGCCTCAAACGTGGAGGAATAACCTGGCAATTGACAAGTCCTTTGCGCATGACTTTGTAGCAACTCTGGAGGCGATCTATTCTAAAACAATAAATGGCGTATACCATTGGAATGCCAATTTAGGTCCGGCGAGGGATTCCTCAAGAGGCGATCAGCCCTGGAAATACTATAAGCGTTATCTGACAACGGTTAAAGGTCTTACAGATGTGTTGGTAATGGACAATAGCTCAAAGGGGTACTCTCTTGCGCTTACTGCCCAGGTTCAGAAAAGGTTTTCGCACAACTGGCAAGGTTCTGTTGCCTATACCTATAATATCGCAAAAGATGTATCTCCCAATAACGGCGACCGTTCTCAAAGTTCATGGACTCAAAATAATATTATTCTTAATCCCAATGATCCGGAATTGTCCTATTCAGCTTATTCAGTTCCACACAGAGTTACCGCTTATTTCTCCTATCGATTGGAATATGCAAATAAAGCAATGGCAACAACATTTGGATTGTTCTACGCAGGCTCTTCTCAGGGAAGATTCCATTATAAATATTCAGGGGATGTAAATGGGGATGGTACTGGTAATGATCTCTTATATGTTCCAACAACAAGAGATGGATTAGAGCAGCAATTTACCACGTTGACAACAAAGAACCCTGATGGTAGTGTAAAGGGAACCTATACGCCTGTACAGCAAGCAGATGCCTTCTGGAAATTTGTAGAAAATGATAAGTTTTTAAATGATCACAAGGGAAAATTTGTTGACCGGTATAGTAATTTACTGCCTTGGACCAATCAGTTAAACCTGAGGATATTGCAGGATTTTTCTATCAGGGCAGGTGGTCACAAACATACATTACAGGCGAGTGTGGATATGGAAAATTTCCTGAATCTGTTAAACAACTCATGGGGTAATGTTTATGCTTTGAACTATGGGTCATTTGCTGAACAAAGTATTTTAGGCGTTTCAAGTGGAAAGTTCACTTTTGATCCTACAGGCGAAGCAAAAATTTATAAGAAGAATGTTGCTTTTGCCAGCACCTGGGGTATGCAATTAGGTATCCGTTATATTTTTTAA
- a CDS encoding bifunctional 3,4-dihydroxy-2-butanone-4-phosphate synthase/GTP cyclohydrolase II — protein sequence MFDTIETAIEAIKNGKLVIVVDDEDRENEGDFITAAATITPEIVNFMAKNGRGLICAPLPEERCDELNLPPMVTNNTALHETAFTISVDLLGNGCGTGISASDRAKTIEALNNPFTNPSDLGRPGHIFPLRSKKGGVLRRVGHTEAATDLARLAGFPYPHGAVLVEIMNDDGSMARLLDLIEVAKKFDLKLICIKDLIEYRLKRDSLIEEIVRVNMPTQYGNFTLVAFRDKNSNNEHLALIKGEWEKGEPVLTRVHSSCFTGDILGSLRCDCGDQLHKAMQMVEQEGKGIILYMNQEGRGIGLMNKLKAYKLQENGMDTVEANLHLGFKMDERDYGVGAQILRHLNVTKLRLMSNNPRKRVGLIGYGLEIVESVPIVITPNEHNEKYLRTKKEKLGHEF from the coding sequence ATGTTTGATACAATAGAAACAGCCATTGAAGCGATAAAAAATGGCAAACTTGTAATCGTTGTAGATGACGAAGACCGTGAGAATGAAGGCGATTTTATTACCGCTGCTGCTACCATTACTCCCGAAATTGTAAACTTTATGGCCAAAAACGGCCGCGGACTGATTTGTGCTCCCCTTCCCGAGGAACGGTGCGACGAGCTGAACCTTCCCCCCATGGTTACCAACAACACGGCCCTGCATGAAACGGCCTTTACCATTTCTGTAGACCTGCTGGGCAATGGTTGTGGTACGGGTATTTCCGCATCAGACCGGGCTAAAACCATTGAAGCATTAAACAATCCTTTTACCAATCCGTCAGACCTGGGCCGCCCGGGGCATATCTTTCCCCTGCGCTCCAAAAAAGGCGGAGTGCTGCGCCGCGTAGGTCATACCGAAGCAGCAACGGATCTGGCAAGACTGGCAGGGTTTCCCTACCCGCATGGCGCCGTGTTGGTAGAGATCATGAATGACGATGGTTCAATGGCCCGGCTCCTGGATCTTATTGAAGTGGCTAAAAAATTTGACCTGAAACTGATTTGTATTAAAGACTTGATTGAATATCGCCTGAAACGCGATTCGCTCATTGAAGAGATCGTCCGGGTGAATATGCCCACCCAATATGGTAATTTTACCCTTGTGGCGTTCAGGGATAAGAACAGTAACAATGAGCACCTGGCCTTGATAAAAGGGGAATGGGAAAAGGGCGAACCGGTATTGACACGGGTACACTCCTCTTGTTTTACCGGTGATATCCTGGGCTCCCTGCGCTGCGATTGCGGCGATCAGCTGCACAAAGCCATGCAAATGGTAGAGCAGGAAGGTAAGGGCATTATCTTATATATGAATCAGGAAGGACGCGGTATTGGCCTGATGAACAAATTAAAAGCCTATAAATTACAGGAAAACGGGATGGATACCGTTGAGGCCAACCTACACCTGGGTTTTAAAATGGACGAGCGGGATTATGGAGTGGGCGCGCAGATCCTGCGTCACCTCAATGTGACTAAACTCCGCCTGATGAGTAACAATCCGCGGAAACGCGTAGGGCTTATCGGCTATGGGCTGGAGATCGTGGAAAGTGTTCCGATCGTGATCACGCCCAATGAGCACAATGAAAAATACCTGCGCACCAAAAAAGAAAAACTGGGACACGAATTTTAA